CTGGCCGCGGGTATCTTCGGGAGTGTGGCGGAGATGAGCTTCCGGACCTTCTCCACGTTCTCGGCCATGACCTTGAGGACTATGCTGATGTCAACCGGCTCCTCCGCCCATACATCATAATCGGTAACGGTGGCCAGCGAGGTGTAGCACATGTCCAGCTCCCTGGCCAGCTGGCATTCCGGCACAAGGGTCATGCCGATGATGTCGGCGAACTGCCGGTACATCCTCGACTCCGCGCGGGTGCTGAACCTCGGTCCCTCGATGCAGACGTAGGTGCCTCCGACGTGGTGCGGGATCTTGAGCCGCTTGGCCTCCTTAGCGAACAGGGAGTTCAGCTCCGGGCAGAACGGGTCGGCGAGGGAGATATGGACCGTCTTGGCGCCGTCGTAGAAGGTGTAGTCGCGGCCCTTGGTGAAGTCGATGAACTGGTCCACGATGACGAGCTCGCCGGGCTTGATGTCCTCCTTGAGGGAACCCACCGCGCAGGGGGAGATGATCCTCTCCACGCCCAGCTGCTTCATGGCCCAGATATTGGCGCGGTAGTTGACCTTGTGCGGAGGGTACACGTGCCCGCTGCCGTGGCGGGGGAGGAATGCGACCTCTACACCGTCCAGCTCGCCGACCTGCAGTGCGTCGGAAGGAGCGCCGTAGGGTGTTGACAACGTTATCTTGTCCTTGATCTTGAACATCTTGGGGTCGTAGACCCCGGTCCCGCCTATGATCCCGATGCGAGGTGCCATGAGGACGGGGATTTATCAAAGAGGATTTAAATCAATCGAGCGGGCGGCCCCCCTGCGTAGACGTGAACGAGCATGTGCCTGACGTTCTATTCCCGCTCTTCATGCGATAAAGTAAGCTTTTGGAGCGGATCAGGGACCATCTGACCGCAGAGATGGCCCTCACACTGACGCTTTGGACCGAACGATGGATGCGAGGGTTTTTTATTAAGGACCAAGCATCCCAACCCGAAAGCATGGCAGTCAAGACGGAGTTGAACCCGGTCAGAGGGATCAGGACCTTCCCTGCGTTCCCCATAGTATTGGCCGTAGTGGGGAAAGAAGAAAAGAACATCATCACCATCGCGCTCGTGCATGTCTTCTCGTTCAACCCGCCCCTGGTGGGCATCGGGGTGTCCCCATGCCGGTACAGTCACGAACTGCTCCACCGCTCTCCCGATTTTACCGTCAACATACCAGGCAAGGACCTGGTGGAGGAGACCATCTTTTGCGGCGAGAAGTCCGGCAAGAACTGCGACAAGTTCATGGAGACCGGGCTCACTCCCGTGCCGGGGAAGAGGGTCGGCACACCCACCATCGCGGAGTGCATCGTCAACCTAGAATGCAAGAAGGTGCAGACCTTCGACACCGGTGACCACACCTGGTTCATCGGAGAGGTCGTCAGCGCGGACGTGATCGAGGATTTCGACCGGGAACGGGCGCTCATCTATTGGGCCGGGGAGTTCCGCACCCTTGGCGAGACCATCCGGGGACGCTGACAAGGACGTTCTATCGTGCCCGCCCAGCTCATGCGGCGGGCACTTTTCCGTCCTGAACGCGCCATCGCGCTTCAGCAGGATGGGGAAAAGGCCATATGGCCGGGGTCGGAGGACGGTTCCAGCCGTGAGGGACCGACCGGCCGCTGGGCCCTGCGGGGCGCAGGCATCGTGACAATATAATACTCACATTTTTAGAATAATGACCGAAACCTGTTTTCTCGGATCATGCGAGCGAAAGCGCAGGGTTAAAATCGAACTCCGGGCATACAATTTCGGTACCTCCGTGAGCTCGAGCAGTAAGGTCGCAGCGGTAGTGGCAGTGGTGATGGCGGGCACGCTGCTCTTCCTTCACGTCGGAGGCTGCTTTTCCAACGGCATCGAATGGAATCCCTTTGATTTTCTGCTCAACCACTCCAGCAGGGATACCGACGGCGACGGCTACCCTGACGGTGTGGATGCGTTCCCCCGCAACCCCCTGGAATGGGTCGACTCCGACAGCGACGGCATAGGCGACAATGCCGACAACTTCCCGTACGATCGAGATAACGACGGGTTCAACGACACCGTGGACCTGGTCCCTGACGCGGATGCGGGGATAAATCTCACCATTGAATCCATCTCGATATGGGATGCCGTCGACTATCTCTCTGACACTACTGCCGAGGTCTATATTCTCCTAGTGATCGACGGTGTCAACATGGGCATGCTTAACAGCTCGGGAGCGGTATGGAATTGCCCGGTCGGTTCGACAACGCTGATCAACGAGACGTTCACGTTCGATCTGGACGACGACGTCAGGAACCACACTATCGAGCTGACGATGATGGACGCTGACGTGATGGGTGACGGCGACATCCTGGACATCGACGGTACATCCCCCGCGGGCCGTACTCTGATAGTGGTCTACGACATAGTGGCGGGCACCTGGACCGGGAACGACGTCGACGGTCTGGCCAACGGGTCGGCGGACGGCACTTCCACCACCGATGACAATGATGCCGCGCTCCGCTTCGACATCACCCCGTACGTTTTTGACGAGGTCAGGCTGTTCGAGTGGACATTTGACGGGAAGGAGTACTCGCTCCAGCTGACCATCCCCTCCAGCTCGTACGCGGAATGCCTTTCCAACGGCGTCGAAAGGCAGACCCACTACGATTACGCCGATGCCAAGGCCTTCGTGACCTCGGACGATCCCATCATACTGGACCTGCTGTCGAAGCTGGAGGACATGGCGGAGGACGAGCAGTTCTCCGACCGCAAGACCGTCGATTTCGTCCTGAGCTTCTGCCAGGGCATAGAGTACTCATTGGACGATGATACGGTCGGCGTGATCGAGTACTGGCGGTTCCCGGTGGAGACGCTGTACGATCAGACAGGGGATTGCGAGGACACCTCCCTGCTGTTCGCCTCCCTGATAGAGGCCATGGGCTACGACGCGGTGATGATCATGCCCCCGGAGCACATGGCGGTCGGGGTGGCGTGGAGCACGATCCCCGGCGGCGCCTCCATCCAATACGGGGGCAAGAGCTATTATTATTGCGAGACCACCGGCGTGAATATGGTGATGGGATATTGGCCACCCGAGATCGAGGATAAGAATTGCACTATAGTCCAGGTCGAGTGAGGCCGGCGCGCGTCCAGGCACCATTTCGTCATTATCATCGATATCATTTCAAGTAATCATCTGTAAATACGTCAATCCTTCATTCTGCCGCGGTGGAGCCTTCGGAACTGGACATTGCGCCTTAATCGCTCTGTTCATTGGGAGGGCCATCGATGATATCGGCCGGTGAAATGATCCCCGGCGCATCGCAGAGGAGTTTGACATCGCATGAACAAGCACATCGCGGCAGCGGTCTCGTTAGCGTTAGCAATGGTGATAGGATTCCCGGTGATCTCGGACAGCATCCAGGCCCAGAGCTGGGTCGGTCCTCCCGGGACCCCTGCAGGGACGGGGGGCGCGGGCGCCATGGAGGTGTCCTGGGCCCCCGCCCCGGGGAGCCCCACCTATTATGTCCTGTACTGGGGAACAGTGCCGGGCACCGTGCAGGGCAGCTCCGGCAAGCTCGCCGCCACTTCCTTCGAGCTCGATTCGCTCGGGGACGATGGTCCCATTCCACCGCTGACCACCCTGTATTTCCAGGTAGGCGCGTTCTACGCGAATGCCTGCAGCTGGTGCTATTCCGGATGGTCCTGCGCTGTCACCACCGCCGGCGCGCCCGGCGCACCGACGGACCTGGCGGCCGCTTACACGAGCGAAGGCATCGCCCTGACCTGGAACGCCCCCGCCTCCGACGGAGGTGCGGGGATCACCAGCTATCTCATCAACAGGTCCACCGCCAGCGGGGAAGGCACCTACTACGACACCATGGCCCCCGGGGCCTCCTACCTCGACGAGGACGTCGAGCTCGGCCACACCTACCACTACACCGTGATCGCCAGCAATGGGTACGTCGGCTCGCCGAGCAATGAGGCGAGCGCGTCGGCGGGTCCCTTCCCCCCTTCCGCCCCCACCGGCGTGAGCGCGGCGGGCGGGCTCAGGAACGTCACCGTGACCTGGGGCCCCCCGCAGCTGGACAACGGCTCGGCCATCCTTGGTTATCGCGTTCACCTTAGCCACGGGACGACGTTCTCCCTGTCCGCGGACGCCGGCCCGGCGGCCAGCTTCGTGTTCGACGGCCTGGACAGCGGCACCGAGTACACGGTCACGGTCCAGGCATACAACGCGGCCGGGGACGGCGCGCTCAGCGCTTCGGCCACCGCCACCACGTTCACTCCTCCGGGAGCGCCGTCGGCATCGGTCTCCCTAACCGGCGGCACGGCGCGCGTCAGCTGGTCGACGCCCTCTTCCGAAGCGCCCGTGCTCGGCTACAAGCTGTACAGGGGGACCTCGTCCGGCTCCCTGGAGCTGTACCGGGTCCTCGGCGACGTCCAGCAGTACGACGACGCGGTGGCGGACCGCACCACCGGCCTCTTCTACGCGGTGGCGGCCTTCAGCGGGGCGGGCGACGGCGCCCTGAGCAACGAGGTCTCCGTTCCCCTGCCGGCCGTGCATAAGGAGGCGGCGGGCGGCACAGACCTCTGGCCGCTGCTCGTGGTGATCCTGGCCGCGATCGTCCTGGTCATCATGGCGGTCAGAAAGCTGAGGAAGAAATGATCCCGGCCAAAACCCTTTCACCTCTTCCCCCTCGCTTCGCGGGGGCGAGCCGGATCAGCCGGGAACCTGGGCCCTGCGGTAGGTCCCCAGGACCTTGACGAACGATGCCCTCCTCACCAGGTCGGTGAGCGCGTCGGCGACCGGCTTGTCGTCCACATGGCCGTCCAGGTCGACGTAGAACACGTACTCCCACTGCCTGTCCTTGCGGGGCCGGGACTCCAGCTTGGTCATGTTCACGCCCCTCTCGTCGAAGGCCCCCAGGGCCCGGTACAGGGTGCCGGGCATGTTGCGGACCGCGAACACCACCGAGGTCTTGTCCCCTTCCTTGGACAGGGCAGGGGTCTTCTGGATGACGAAGAAGCGGGTGAAGTTGCGGTCGCTGTTCTGGATGCCCTCTCTGAGCACCGTCATGCCGTACTCCTGGGCCGCCCGCCTGGAGGCGATGGCCGCCTCTTCCCTGAGGCCGTGGTCCCTGATGATGCGGACGCTGCCGGCGGTGTCGAAGGCGGGGACCTTCTCCCACTGCGGGTACTTCGCCAGGAAGGCGCGGCTCTGGCCGAGCGCTTGGGGATGGGAGTACACTCTCTTGATCTCCCTGATCTCGACGCCGGGGTGCGCGATGAGGT
The DNA window shown above is from Methanomassiliicoccus luminyensis B10 and carries:
- a CDS encoding flavin reductase family protein, which translates into the protein MAVKTELNPVRGIRTFPAFPIVLAVVGKEEKNIITIALVHVFSFNPPLVGIGVSPCRYSHELLHRSPDFTVNIPGKDLVEETIFCGEKSGKNCDKFMETGLTPVPGKRVGTPTIAECIVNLECKKVQTFDTGDHTWFIGEVVSADVIEDFDRERALIYWAGEFRTLGETIRGR
- a CDS encoding fibronectin type III domain-containing protein, with protein sequence MNKHIAAAVSLALAMVIGFPVISDSIQAQSWVGPPGTPAGTGGAGAMEVSWAPAPGSPTYYVLYWGTVPGTVQGSSGKLAATSFELDSLGDDGPIPPLTTLYFQVGAFYANACSWCYSGWSCAVTTAGAPGAPTDLAAAYTSEGIALTWNAPASDGGAGITSYLINRSTASGEGTYYDTMAPGASYLDEDVELGHTYHYTVIASNGYVGSPSNEASASAGPFPPSAPTGVSAAGGLRNVTVTWGPPQLDNGSAILGYRVHLSHGTTFSLSADAGPAASFVFDGLDSGTEYTVTVQAYNAAGDGALSASATATTFTPPGAPSASVSLTGGTARVSWSTPSSEAPVLGYKLYRGTSSGSLELYRVLGDVQQYDDAVADRTTGLFYAVAAFSGAGDGALSNEVSVPLPAVHKEAAGGTDLWPLLVVILAAIVLVIMAVRKLRKK
- a CDS encoding S-methyl-5'-thioadenosine phosphorylase, which gives rise to MAPRIGIIGGTGVYDPKMFKIKDKITLSTPYGAPSDALQVGELDGVEVAFLPRHGSGHVYPPHKVNYRANIWAMKQLGVERIISPCAVGSLKEDIKPGELVIVDQFIDFTKGRDYTFYDGAKTVHISLADPFCPELNSLFAKEAKRLKIPHHVGGTYVCIEGPRFSTRAESRMYRQFADIIGMTLVPECQLARELDMCYTSLATVTDYDVWAEEPVDISIVLKVMAENVEKVRKLISATLPKIPAARKKCPCPNTLKEAGL
- the pheA gene encoding prephenate dehydratase, with the translated sequence MIRVAFQGVKGAFSEDAIVQFFGEKAESVPCPDFESVFRAVDQGRVAYGMVPVENSLEGSVSAVSDLLLDFDLNVVGEAYVAIVQNLIAHPGVEIREIKRVYSHPQALGQSRAFLAKYPQWEKVPAFDTAGSVRIIRDHGLREEAAIASRRAAQEYGMTVLREGIQNSDRNFTRFFVIQKTPALSKEGDKTSVVFAVRNMPGTLYRALGAFDERGVNMTKLESRPRKDRQWEYVFYVDLDGHVDDKPVADALTDLVRRASFVKVLGTYRRAQVPG